The following are encoded together in the Capsulimonas corticalis genome:
- a CDS encoding DinB family protein: MQKNANSLWSVYDGWDGYQTSLVNAVSPLTREQLVWRPMPGLRSLGEVAEHISFGRIDWFLRMDAPRSAELDRLRPSVGSLAEDAAALSRWLEMTWGMVEETLSIWTVEDLAKSYPHTYWGKTYAVSHQWTIWRILSHDIHHGGQLSLMLAAQGISAPELCDLGGHLTEPPLADL; the protein is encoded by the coding sequence ATGCAAAAGAATGCGAATTCTCTTTGGAGTGTTTACGATGGGTGGGATGGATATCAGACCAGCCTGGTGAACGCTGTCTCGCCGCTGACGCGGGAGCAGCTTGTTTGGCGGCCGATGCCGGGTCTGCGTTCGCTTGGCGAAGTCGCGGAGCATATCAGCTTTGGGCGGATCGATTGGTTTTTGAGGATGGATGCGCCCCGCAGCGCGGAGCTGGATCGTCTGCGTCCATCGGTCGGGAGCTTGGCCGAGGATGCGGCGGCGCTATCGCGGTGGCTGGAGATGACCTGGGGAATGGTTGAGGAGACTCTGAGCATCTGGACCGTGGAGGATCTGGCGAAGAGTTATCCGCACACGTATTGGGGCAAAACGTACGCCGTTTCCCATCAGTGGACGATCTGGCGGATCTTGTCGCACGATATCCATCATGGCGGGCAGCTAAGCCTGATGCTGGCGGCGCAGGGGATTTCCGCGCCGGAGCTGTGTGATTTGGGCGGCCATTTGACGGAGCCGCCGCTCGCCGACTTGTGA